One Solibacillus sp. R5-41 DNA segment encodes these proteins:
- a CDS encoding type II CAAX prenyl endopeptidase Rce1 family protein: MNCLILSSIITVFVLGIIFRFVYKKSDSLWSVIIIHSLYNLLVSLFY, translated from the coding sequence TTGAATTGCCTTATTTTAAGTTCCATAATAACAGTTTTTGTATTGGGTATTATATTTAGGTTTGTATATAAGAAAAGTGACTCCCTTTGGTCAGTAATTATTATTCATTCTTTGTATAATTTGTTAGTGTCACTTTTCTACTAA
- a CDS encoding zinc-binding alcohol dehydrogenase family protein translates to MKIIQQFEFGSADVLRVQQTHVPSLTDREVLIKGAYTSINFADIKNRTGAKAKGAFPITLGLDLAGTVIESCSSHFNVGDRVIAFPKNGSYSEVAVAHENLTYKIPTNLSFEQAATMPTVSFLAEILVNAIGNVSKEDTVIIHSAAGGVGSMLVQLCKQLQCQKIIATVGSSKKINYVKTLGADVVCTYEEFVGTTLEATNSYGATVIFDSVAGNITADSLHCLAPFGTLVQFGNSSGVKGIFSTNDVHSSCRSIKGFSLGTTRKLKPEFIRPYAENMIDQFANQTLQLHIDRIFNLDNIIEAHQYFEKRQHHGKILLKLN, encoded by the coding sequence ATGAAAATTATTCAACAATTTGAATTTGGCTCAGCCGATGTTTTACGAGTACAGCAAACACACGTACCAAGCTTAACAGATAGAGAAGTGTTAATTAAAGGTGCTTATACGAGTATTAATTTTGCTGACATTAAGAATCGAACAGGTGCTAAGGCAAAAGGTGCATTTCCAATAACGCTAGGTCTTGATTTAGCCGGTACAGTAATCGAAAGTTGCTCAAGTCACTTTAATGTTGGAGATAGAGTAATTGCGTTTCCTAAAAATGGTAGTTATTCAGAAGTGGCTGTCGCACATGAAAATTTGACTTATAAAATTCCTACTAATCTTTCATTTGAACAAGCTGCAACTATGCCTACCGTTAGCTTTTTAGCTGAAATCTTAGTAAATGCTATTGGGAATGTCAGTAAAGAGGATACGGTGATTATTCATAGTGCAGCGGGCGGTGTAGGTTCGATGCTTGTCCAACTTTGTAAGCAGCTACAATGTCAGAAAATTATCGCGACAGTAGGTTCAAGCAAAAAAATAAACTATGTGAAAACATTAGGAGCAGATGTTGTATGTACATACGAGGAATTTGTAGGGACAACACTAGAGGCTACAAATTCGTATGGCGCGACAGTTATTTTTGATTCGGTTGCTGGAAATATTACTGCGGATAGTTTACACTGTTTAGCACCTTTTGGCACGCTCGTTCAGTTTGGTAATAGTAGTGGAGTAAAAGGAATCTTTTCTACGAATGATGTTCATAGTAGTTGCCGGTCCATTAAAGGGTTTAGTTTAGGAACAACACGCAAACTGAAGCCTGAATTCATCCGTCCTTATGCCGAAAACATGATTGATCAATTTGCAAATCAAACACTACAACTTCATATTGATCGTATATTTAACTTAGACAATATAATAGAAGCGCATCAGTATTTTGAAAAACGTCAACATCATGGGAAAATTTTATTGAAATTAAATTGA
- the dgoD gene encoding galactonate dehydratase: protein MKITRYELFQVPPRWLFLKIETDEGFVGWGEPVIEGKAHTVKAAVEELMSQLIGKNPLNIEDHWNMMYRSGFYRGGPILMSAIAGIDQALWDIKGHFHNASIHELMGGACRSKIKTYSWIGGDRPQDLVDEAKKVMDLGFTAVKMNATEELQIVDSFKKVDEVVERIGLLRDTFKYDLDIGLDFHGRVHKPMAKVLMKELEQFKLLFIEEPVLAENLEALKDITKNSSTPIATGERMFSRWDFKQVLQEGFVDIIQPDLSHAGGITETKKIAAMAEAYDVALAPHCPLGPIALASCLQVDATCYNAFIQEQSLGIHYNQEGQDLLDYLKNPQAFHYEDGFITIPDGPGLGIEMNEDYIREMAQQGHDWKNPIWRHKDGSIAEW from the coding sequence ATGAAAATTACCCGTTATGAATTATTTCAAGTCCCACCACGATGGCTATTTTTGAAAATTGAAACAGACGAAGGTTTTGTAGGATGGGGAGAGCCGGTGATTGAAGGGAAGGCCCATACGGTAAAGGCAGCAGTTGAAGAATTAATGAGCCAGTTAATTGGCAAAAACCCTCTGAATATTGAGGATCATTGGAATATGATGTATAGGAGTGGCTTTTACCGAGGAGGTCCTATTCTTATGAGTGCGATTGCCGGTATTGATCAGGCACTTTGGGATATTAAAGGGCATTTTCATAATGCAAGCATCCATGAGTTAATGGGAGGGGCATGTCGCTCTAAAATTAAAACATACAGCTGGATAGGTGGAGATCGTCCACAGGATTTGGTAGATGAAGCTAAAAAAGTAATGGACTTAGGGTTTACAGCAGTAAAAATGAATGCCACAGAGGAATTGCAAATAGTCGATTCATTTAAAAAGGTCGATGAGGTAGTCGAGCGTATTGGATTACTTCGAGATACTTTTAAATATGATTTAGATATCGGTTTAGATTTCCATGGAAGGGTTCATAAACCGATGGCAAAGGTATTAATGAAAGAATTAGAGCAATTTAAACTATTATTTATAGAAGAGCCTGTTCTTGCTGAAAATTTAGAAGCATTAAAAGATATTACGAAAAATAGTTCGACGCCAATTGCAACGGGTGAAAGGATGTTCTCAAGATGGGACTTTAAGCAAGTACTACAAGAAGGCTTTGTCGATATTATCCAGCCGGATCTATCGCATGCGGGAGGCATTACAGAAACGAAAAAAATAGCTGCGATGGCAGAAGCGTATGATGTTGCTTTAGCTCCACATTGTCCACTTGGTCCGATTGCATTGGCTAGCTGTTTACAAGTAGATGCCACTTGCTATAATGCGTTTATACAGGAGCAAAGTTTAGGGATTCATTATAATCAGGAAGGTCAGGATTTATTAGATTACTTAAAAAATCCGCAAGCGTTTCATTATGAAGATGGCTTTATTACTATTCCTGATGGACCGGGTTTAGGCATTGAAATGAATGAGGACTATATTAGGGAAATGGCCCAACAAGGACATGATTGGAAAAACCCAATTTGGCGTCATAAAGACGGCTCTATTGCAGAGTGGTAA
- a CDS encoding SMP-30/gluconolactonase/LRE family protein, protein MDAILKIKLKQTLGEGPLWDEKGQKVYWTDILNGCLYRSNLIGDSIEKRMLPFHIGSFAFYEQEERLLLATSKGLFHYSFDDDYYEQLCESFQLPSHMRCNDGKVDPHGDFWFGTMQYNPVEPHGSIFRYTKTGQLIEEARGFIIPNGISWINDVMYVVDSGKRELYAVQRKNNAYDWENKEVIFCSPKGMTPDGITIDSEGDIWIAIWGGGKVIRFNPQRREIVSEIIVPAPYVTSCSFAGEFLDTLWITTAKSDLTEEQLQQYPLSGSVFVVQMNTKGAKNSLYRGESK, encoded by the coding sequence ATGGACGCGATATTAAAAATTAAATTAAAGCAGACGTTAGGGGAAGGTCCGCTTTGGGATGAAAAAGGTCAAAAAGTATATTGGACGGATATTTTGAATGGCTGTTTATATCGTTCAAACCTGATAGGAGATTCAATCGAAAAGCGTATGTTGCCATTTCATATTGGTAGTTTTGCATTTTACGAGCAAGAAGAGCGTTTACTGCTAGCCACGAGTAAAGGTTTGTTTCACTATTCATTTGATGACGATTATTATGAACAGCTATGTGAATCCTTCCAACTTCCATCTCATATGAGATGTAATGACGGCAAAGTAGATCCGCATGGGGATTTTTGGTTTGGAACAATGCAATATAATCCTGTAGAGCCACACGGTTCGATTTTCCGATATACAAAAACGGGTCAGCTAATAGAGGAGGCACGAGGCTTCATTATCCCGAATGGTATTTCCTGGATAAATGACGTGATGTACGTTGTAGATAGTGGCAAAAGGGAATTGTATGCAGTGCAGAGGAAAAATAATGCATATGATTGGGAAAACAAAGAAGTTATTTTTTGTTCGCCAAAGGGAATGACACCGGATGGCATAACAATTGATTCAGAAGGAGATATATGGATAGCCATTTGGGGCGGTGGCAAGGTAATCCGTTTTAATCCACAACGTCGAGAAATTGTAAGCGAAATTATTGTCCCAGCACCGTATGTTACAAGCTGTTCATTTGCCGGTGAATTTCTGGATACGCTATGGATTACTACGGCAAAAAGTGATTTAACAGAGGAGCAACTGCAACAATACCCATTATCCGGAAGTGTTTTTGTTGTTCAAATGAATACAAAGGGAGCAAAAAATTCATTGTATAGAGGAGAATCTAAATGA
- a CDS encoding bifunctional 4-hydroxy-2-oxoglutarate aldolase/2-dehydro-3-deoxy-phosphogluconate aldolase codes for MMNTLEHLKKYPIISILRRLPQENCLKAVQALYEGGIRSVEITADSDDILSTIGEIKMRYPSMKVGAGTVLSVDMAEQLLDCRVDFMLSPVVNKTVIQKVVMNNCIMIPGAFTPTEVLEAYEAGAQIIKLFPAHFLGSKFIKDLSGPLPFIPCAPTGGIDSSNILEYLEAGAHCLGVSSAFPTHSKTIGDNEYQEIVRKALEITAIVRKFQEG; via the coding sequence ATGATGAACACGTTAGAGCATTTAAAAAAGTATCCTATTATCTCTATTTTGCGGCGTTTACCTCAAGAAAATTGTTTGAAAGCTGTCCAAGCGCTTTATGAGGGTGGCATAAGGAGTGTGGAAATTACAGCTGATTCAGATGATATTTTGTCAACAATTGGTGAAATTAAAATGCGTTACCCATCAATGAAAGTTGGTGCAGGGACAGTGCTATCAGTGGACATGGCAGAGCAATTGCTTGATTGTCGTGTTGATTTTATGCTTTCACCTGTTGTAAATAAAACGGTCATACAAAAAGTTGTTATGAATAATTGTATTATGATACCTGGTGCGTTTACCCCTACTGAGGTGTTGGAAGCGTATGAGGCAGGCGCACAAATCATTAAATTATTTCCCGCGCATTTTCTAGGCAGTAAATTTATAAAGGATTTATCAGGACCATTACCTTTTATTCCGTGTGCACCAACTGGTGGTATAGATTCCTCGAATATTTTAGAATACCTTGAAGCGGGTGCGCATTGTTTAGGTGTATCAAGTGCGTTCCCTACACATAGCAAAACGATAGGTGATAATGAGTATCAAGAAATTGTCAGAAAAGCGCTAGAAATAACAGCAATTGTGAGAAAGTTCCAAGAGGGGTAA
- a CDS encoding sugar kinase: protein MEVITLGETMAVFTASQRGKMRYASSYKRSFAGAESNVAIALSNLNVQVSWISQLGEDELGHAIYAFMKGHSVDTSNVTFTTKAPTGLMLKENRSLGMTNVYYYRQNSAFAHIHKTQIDESLFTQAKILHITGITPLLSESAYEACMECVRLAQKHQMRIFFDPNIRMKLLTCGDQIARLKTLVMHCDFFMPNVHEAQFLFNITSADPKVILDKLASKIKATIILKDGTRGTYFVSPEESGYVEAFQVDEVDAIGAGDAFAAGMIYSTLQNGSLRDSVLKGNAMGAMAVMAEGDIENLPTIDELDRFLKQTTGNDNVFR from the coding sequence TTGGAAGTCATTACATTAGGGGAGACAATGGCAGTTTTTACAGCTAGCCAAAGAGGTAAAATGCGTTATGCCTCTAGTTATAAAAGGAGCTTTGCTGGAGCAGAGTCCAACGTAGCGATTGCTTTATCTAATTTGAATGTTCAAGTGTCATGGATTAGTCAATTGGGAGAGGATGAATTAGGGCATGCCATATATGCATTTATGAAAGGGCATTCCGTCGATACATCAAATGTTACATTTACGACGAAAGCCCCGACTGGCCTTATGCTGAAGGAAAACCGCAGCCTAGGGATGACAAACGTTTACTATTACAGACAAAATTCTGCTTTTGCTCATATTCATAAGACGCAAATTGATGAGTCCTTGTTTACACAGGCGAAAATTTTGCATATAACGGGAATTACGCCATTGTTGAGTGAAAGTGCATATGAAGCCTGTATGGAATGTGTACGATTAGCCCAAAAACACCAGATGCGCATATTTTTTGATCCAAATATTCGAATGAAATTGTTAACATGTGGCGACCAAATAGCAAGATTAAAAACATTAGTCATGCATTGTGATTTTTTTATGCCAAATGTGCATGAAGCGCAATTTTTATTCAATATAACATCCGCTGATCCGAAAGTTATTCTCGATAAGTTAGCTAGCAAAATAAAGGCGACAATTATTTTAAAAGATGGCACCCGAGGCACCTATTTTGTCAGTCCAGAAGAAAGTGGGTATGTCGAAGCTTTTCAAGTAGATGAGGTGGATGCGATAGGAGCAGGCGATGCTTTTGCCGCTGGGATGATTTACAGTACGTTGCAAAACGGCAGTTTGAGAGACAGCGTATTGAAAGGAAATGCAATGGGCGCAATGGCTGTAATGGCTGAGGGGGATATCGAAAATTTACCGACAATAGATGAGCTCGACAGATTTTTAAAGCAAACTACTGGCAATGATAATGTCTTTCGATGA
- a CDS encoding SDR family NAD(P)-dependent oxidoreductase has protein sequence MDIKDQVVIVTGSGQGIGRGIAWEYAKREAIVIIAELQEQLGLALEQELLSAGYRAKFVQTDVTNVTQIEQLVAQVIEEFGKIDTLVNNAGITIFKSIFDCTIEDWDKMMNTDLRSVFLLSKAVGKEMVKKNNGVIINIASNHVLATLPNTEMYAAAKSGVIGFTKSLALSLGDKGIRVNAISPGFMDTHHHRTWLTQFEQPDVVQAHINGLHATRRIGNPEEVGNMCVFLSSSLAKQVTGANIVMDGGLSTRLYTSQYE, from the coding sequence ATGGATATAAAAGATCAAGTAGTTATAGTGACGGGTTCAGGGCAAGGAATTGGCAGAGGTATTGCATGGGAATATGCGAAAAGGGAAGCGATTGTTATTATTGCAGAACTGCAGGAACAGTTAGGGTTGGCGCTTGAGCAAGAACTATTGAGCGCTGGATACCGAGCAAAGTTTGTACAAACAGATGTAACGAATGTAACTCAAATTGAGCAGTTAGTAGCGCAAGTCATTGAAGAGTTCGGGAAAATAGATACATTGGTGAACAATGCAGGCATCACCATATTTAAATCAATATTTGATTGCACAATAGAAGACTGGGATAAAATGATGAACACGGATTTAAGAAGTGTATTCTTATTATCGAAAGCAGTCGGTAAAGAAATGGTGAAAAAAAATAACGGGGTAATTATCAATATTGCTTCGAATCATGTATTAGCTACTTTACCAAATACAGAAATGTATGCTGCCGCGAAATCAGGTGTCATTGGTTTCACAAAAAGTTTGGCATTAAGTTTAGGTGATAAAGGGATAAGGGTAAATGCAATTTCTCCAGGATTTATGGATACCCATCATCACAGAACTTGGCTGACACAATTTGAGCAACCTGATGTTGTTCAAGCACATATTAATGGGCTACATGCAACAAGGAGAATTGGTAATCCAGAAGAAGTAGGTAATATGTGTGTCTTTTTATCTTCTTCACTGGCAAAGCAAGTGACGGGAGCAAATATCGTCATGGATGGTGGATTAAGCACGAGATTGTATACTTCACAATACGAATAG
- a CDS encoding ABC transporter substrate-binding protein, producing the protein MKKLGVSLLLLVLSIILLSACNSENEAEAETDNNSGSKKITLWYWNRGLDESVLEKVKEEFPDIQLDLQKLPPGKDYKTKLTALLTSKPGKDSPDLVLMNIWLSEYLPYSEKFLNLYDYNGKDIEQNYPAWKVQQGVSGDGKTMIAVPVDTAPTGLFYREDIFKDAGIASSPEELSDKVKSWDNYVSVLQELKDKKGVYAESSMKDVFSKQINKLDKRYFDADNKFIGDQEHIKQEWDKAISLGKDGLVLGNIEELTQEWNAALINGEIVGYDGPVWAKDIIIDTAPALSGKWKVSRSPVADGNDGGSFLSVLKSSKNPEIAVKIAEFINNEENQVTSYKNMSLFPAHNKALANTELGQSEEYFGGQNTSEVFVESAKNVKEAFRGTKETIVSTAFRDELDLVATENKDPEKAWQDALDKIARDLSM; encoded by the coding sequence ATGAAAAAGTTAGGGGTATCGCTGTTACTGTTGGTATTGTCAATTATATTATTGAGTGCTTGTAACAGTGAAAATGAAGCAGAAGCAGAGACGGATAACAATTCAGGTTCTAAAAAAATTACTTTATGGTACTGGAATCGTGGATTAGATGAAAGCGTTTTAGAAAAAGTGAAGGAGGAATTTCCAGATATTCAATTAGATCTTCAAAAGTTACCTCCAGGTAAGGATTATAAAACAAAATTAACAGCATTATTAACATCAAAACCAGGCAAAGATTCACCAGACTTAGTATTGATGAATATTTGGTTATCAGAATACTTACCATACTCTGAAAAATTTTTGAATCTATATGATTATAACGGAAAAGATATTGAACAAAATTATCCAGCATGGAAAGTACAACAAGGCGTTTCAGGTGATGGCAAAACAATGATTGCGGTACCTGTTGATACAGCTCCTACAGGCCTCTTCTATCGTGAAGATATATTCAAAGATGCTGGCATTGCCTCTTCACCTGAAGAGCTAAGCGATAAAGTGAAAAGCTGGGATAATTATGTCAGTGTGTTACAAGAGTTAAAGGATAAAAAAGGTGTTTATGCGGAGTCTTCTATGAAAGATGTATTCTCAAAGCAAATCAATAAATTAGATAAACGTTACTTTGATGCAGACAATAAATTTATCGGTGATCAAGAGCATATTAAGCAAGAATGGGATAAAGCTATCTCTTTAGGTAAGGACGGATTGGTATTAGGCAATATCGAGGAGCTAACACAAGAATGGAATGCTGCGTTAATTAATGGAGAGATTGTTGGCTATGATGGACCAGTTTGGGCAAAGGATATTATTATCGACACTGCTCCTGCACTTTCTGGAAAATGGAAAGTTTCTCGCTCCCCTGTTGCTGACGGTAATGACGGCGGTTCATTCCTTAGTGTACTAAAATCTTCAAAAAACCCTGAAATAGCAGTAAAAATTGCAGAATTTATTAATAATGAAGAAAACCAAGTGACATCTTATAAAAATATGAGCTTGTTCCCTGCTCATAATAAAGCGCTTGCAAACACTGAACTTGGTCAAAGCGAAGAATATTTCGGTGGTCAAAATACTTCAGAAGTGTTTGTTGAATCAGCAAAAAATGTGAAAGAGGCCTTCCGAGGCACGAAAGAAACAATTGTGTCTACTGCATTTCGTGATGAACTAGATTTAGTTGCAACTGAAAATAAAGATCCCGAAAAAGCATGGCAAGATGCACTAGATAAAATCGCCAGAGATTTAAGTATGTAA
- a CDS encoding carbohydrate ABC transporter permease: MGKTIRNNARLWHDIKKNKMAYLFISPFFILFFIFGVYPLLFSLYLSLSSWDGIGEIKFIGLRNFELLMTDPVFWKSISNTIIIWFMSTIPMIIFALTIAFLLNSTFVKFNNLFKTLYFLPNVTAIVAVALVFGVIFSPNYGLVNYLLSLLDLNAVDWHGNSIGVKIAIASMVIWRWTGYNAIIFLAGLQNINTELYEAAKIDGASTFDIFTKITIPLLKPVLLFVVITSTIGGMQIFTEPQILVSSNGGPGQGGMTIVLYLYQQAFTKNLYGYGSAVAVSLLVIIMLFSLINWTLVQRKK; this comes from the coding sequence ATGGGAAAAACCATTCGCAACAATGCTAGACTATGGCATGACATTAAAAAAAATAAAATGGCTTATTTATTTATCTCCCCCTTCTTTATTCTCTTTTTTATTTTTGGTGTGTATCCTTTACTATTTTCATTGTATCTATCTCTTTCAAGTTGGGATGGTATTGGCGAAATTAAATTTATTGGTTTACGTAATTTTGAATTATTAATGACGGACCCTGTCTTTTGGAAGTCTATATCTAATACGATAATCATTTGGTTTATGTCAACCATTCCTATGATTATCTTTGCATTGACGATCGCATTTTTATTAAACTCCACATTCGTAAAGTTTAATAACTTGTTTAAAACATTATATTTCTTGCCGAATGTTACAGCCATTGTAGCAGTAGCATTAGTATTCGGCGTGATTTTTTCACCTAATTATGGGCTTGTTAATTACCTGTTGTCTTTACTCGATCTAAATGCCGTGGACTGGCATGGTAACAGTATCGGTGTCAAAATTGCGATTGCCTCCATGGTTATTTGGCGTTGGACAGGATACAACGCCATCATATTTTTAGCAGGACTCCAAAATATTAATACTGAATTATATGAAGCTGCAAAAATTGATGGTGCAAGCACATTTGATATTTTTACAAAAATCACAATTCCACTGTTAAAGCCTGTTCTATTATTTGTCGTTATTACATCGACAATCGGTGGAATGCAAATTTTCACAGAACCCCAAATACTCGTAAGTAGTAACGGTGGTCCTGGTCAAGGTGGGATGACGATAGTGCTCTATTTATATCAGCAAGCGTTTACTAAAAATCTTTATGGTTATGGATCAGCAGTTGCTGTCAGCTTACTCGTTATTATTATGCTATTCTCACTTATTAACTGGACACTCGTTCAACGGAAAAAATAG
- a CDS encoding carbohydrate ABC transporter permease, whose product MKMFKKILLYGSLILGVIISVFPFYWLLVLATNDSSVTYAYPPKWNLGSEFLNNIQMVFTEVDFFKALTNTLIVSTTTTFFVLFLSSLAGFVFAKFEFPGKKFLFIFTLVTMMIPTQLSLIPLYSMMQQFGWADSYKALIIPGLVSAFGIFWTKQYAEGAIHDDLLNAARIDGAGMFRMYFNVALPILKPALAFLGIFTFMGVWNDYLWPLIILNDPSKYTLMVSLASLKGLHATNYAVVMTGTLLATLPLIILFLIVSKQFISNIAAGAVKD is encoded by the coding sequence ATGAAGATGTTCAAAAAAATACTTTTGTATGGTAGTTTGATTCTTGGTGTAATCATTTCTGTTTTTCCATTTTATTGGTTACTTGTATTAGCTACCAACGACAGCAGTGTTACTTATGCTTATCCACCTAAATGGAATTTAGGAAGCGAGTTTCTAAACAATATTCAAATGGTATTTACCGAAGTTGACTTTTTTAAGGCGCTCACAAACACATTGATTGTATCGACAACGACAACTTTTTTTGTTCTATTTCTTAGTTCATTAGCTGGCTTTGTTTTTGCTAAATTCGAATTTCCGGGAAAAAAATTTCTCTTTATTTTTACATTAGTGACAATGATGATTCCTACACAATTATCGCTTATCCCCCTATACTCAATGATGCAACAATTCGGCTGGGCTGATAGTTATAAAGCTTTAATTATTCCTGGTTTAGTCAGTGCATTTGGCATTTTTTGGACAAAGCAATATGCTGAAGGTGCAATTCATGATGATTTATTAAATGCTGCACGTATAGATGGAGCTGGCATGTTTCGAATGTATTTTAACGTAGCACTTCCTATACTAAAGCCTGCACTAGCCTTTTTAGGTATATTCACATTTATGGGCGTTTGGAATGATTATTTATGGCCGTTAATTATATTAAATGATCCTTCTAAGTATACATTAATGGTATCTTTAGCAAGTTTAAAAGGGTTACATGCTACAAACTATGCAGTTGTAATGACTGGTACCCTACTGGCAACATTGCCGTTAATTATTTTATTTTTAATTGTAAGCAAACAATTCATTTCTAATATTGCAGCGGGAGCTGTTAAAGACTAA
- a CDS encoding beta-galactosidase family protein, with protein MNSKKILSYKERQLLLNDQPIQLISGAIHYFRSMPEDWVDYLAKLKACGFNTVETYLPWNLHEPEEGVYDFEGLANVEKFFEIAHSLGLYVIARPSPYICAEWEFGGLPYWLLKDHNINIRTYDKKFIEKIDAYYDVLIPKLTPFLSTNGGPIIAVQIENEYGSFGNDKQYLNYLKDSLLQRNVDVLLFTSDGPTDWMLTGGTVQDVLPTVNFGSRQEESFEMLEKHAGAVPHIVMEYWNGWFDHWKEKHHTRNVDEAVDIFKEMLYNGASVNFYMFHGGTNFGFYNGANCGEQYDPTITSYDYDAPLTEAGDITEKYIKLKNVIEEYTGIDAGPIPENSKKLAYGAVQLSQSKQLFDALNQLSSPLRSPQPLTMEKANQDYGFISYRTILPKNMGTGPIRIDRVADRAHIFINQEFKGIIDRWEQQEIDIHVGENDVQLDILVENMGRVNYGEKMFDPKGIVSGVRFKGQFIFDWEIYTLPLTNIEQLSFNQLQPLRKNEPTFYKGTLTIDEVADTFIEVPSGEKGVIFINGFNIGRYWSVGPQETYYVPSSILRKGTNEVIVFELDAEKLQTVQFTDVHRLG; from the coding sequence ATGAATTCAAAAAAAATATTATCTTACAAAGAGCGTCAACTATTATTAAATGATCAGCCAATACAATTAATCTCTGGTGCGATTCATTACTTCAGATCAATGCCTGAGGATTGGGTTGATTATTTAGCAAAATTAAAGGCTTGTGGATTTAATACTGTAGAAACCTATTTACCTTGGAATTTGCATGAACCTGAAGAAGGTGTCTATGACTTTGAAGGTTTAGCAAATGTAGAAAAGTTTTTTGAAATTGCTCATTCATTAGGTCTTTATGTCATTGCTCGGCCTAGTCCTTATATTTGTGCTGAATGGGAATTTGGCGGCTTACCTTATTGGTTATTAAAAGATCACAATATTAATATTCGAACGTATGATAAGAAGTTTATAGAAAAAATAGATGCCTATTATGATGTATTAATCCCAAAATTAACACCCTTCCTATCTACTAATGGGGGGCCAATTATTGCAGTACAAATCGAAAATGAATATGGTAGTTTCGGCAACGATAAACAATATTTGAATTACTTAAAAGATTCGCTTCTCCAAAGAAACGTAGATGTATTACTGTTTACAAGTGATGGACCTACCGATTGGATGCTAACTGGCGGTACGGTTCAAGATGTTTTACCAACTGTCAATTTCGGGTCACGCCAGGAAGAATCTTTTGAGATGTTAGAAAAACATGCTGGTGCCGTACCACATATCGTCATGGAATATTGGAATGGTTGGTTTGATCATTGGAAAGAAAAGCATCATACACGCAATGTAGATGAAGCCGTAGATATCTTTAAAGAAATGCTATATAACGGAGCTTCTGTAAATTTTTATATGTTCCATGGTGGGACGAATTTTGGATTTTACAATGGCGCAAATTGCGGAGAACAATACGATCCAACTATTACAAGCTACGACTATGATGCCCCTCTTACTGAAGCAGGAGATATAACCGAAAAATATATAAAACTAAAAAATGTCATTGAGGAATATACCGGTATTGATGCTGGGCCTATTCCTGAAAACTCAAAGAAATTGGCTTATGGAGCGGTCCAACTTTCTCAAAGCAAGCAACTTTTCGATGCCTTAAATCAACTGAGCTCCCCACTTCGAAGCCCACAGCCATTAACGATGGAAAAGGCAAATCAGGATTACGGCTTTATTTCATATCGAACGATTTTGCCAAAAAATATGGGTACTGGACCTATTCGCATTGACCGTGTGGCAGACCGTGCACATATTTTTATTAACCAAGAATTCAAAGGCATCATTGATCGTTGGGAACAGCAAGAAATCGATATTCATGTAGGAGAAAATGATGTACAATTAGATATATTAGTTGAAAATATGGGTCGGGTGAATTACGGCGAAAAAATGTTTGACCCAAAAGGCATTGTCAGTGGGGTTCGCTTCAAAGGGCAGTTTATTTTCGATTGGGAAATTTATACGTTACCACTAACAAATATAGAGCAGCTTTCATTCAATCAGTTACAGCCACTTCGCAAAAATGAACCTACTTTTTATAAAGGTACTTTGACAATCGATGAAGTAGCCGATACTTTTATCGAGGTGCCTTCAGGTGAAAAAGGCGTTATCTTTATCAATGGGTTTAATATAGGTCGCTATTGGTCTGTTGGTCCACAAGAAACGTACTATGTACCAAGTAGCATTTTGCGTAAAGGAACAAATGAAGTGATTGTTTTTGAGCTAGACGCTGAAAAATTACAAACTGTGCAATTTACAGATGTTCATCGCCTTGGATAA